From a single Nicotiana tabacum cultivar K326 chromosome 8, ASM71507v2, whole genome shotgun sequence genomic region:
- the LOC107780786 gene encoding 17.6 kDa class I heat shock protein-like, which translates to MSLIPRMFGDRRSSVFDPFSIDLWDPFRELGFPGSNSRETSAFAHTRVDWKETPEAHVFKADLPGLKKEEVKVEIEDDRVLQISGERNVEKEDKNDTWHRVERSSGKFMRRFRLPENAKMDQVKAAIENGVLTVTVPKEEVKKPDVKSIEITG; encoded by the coding sequence ATGTCATTGATTCCAAGAATGTTCGGCGATCGACGAAGCAGCGTCTTTGATCCATTCTCAATCGACCTATGGGATCCCTTCAGGGAATTGGGCTTTCCAGGATCCAATTCACGGGAGACTTCTGCATTCGCTCACACACGAGTCGATTGGAAGGAAACTCCGGAGGCTCATGTGTTCAAGGCCGATCTCCCTGGGCTTAAGAAGGAGGAAGTGAAAGTCGAGATCGAAGACGATAGGGTTCTTCAAATCAGCGGAGAGAGGAATGTGGAGAAAGAAGATAAGAATGATACTTGGCACCGTGTGGAACGCAGCAGCGGCAAATTCATGAGAAGATTCAGGCTACCGGAGAATGCGAAAATGGATCAAGTTAAGGCGGCGATAGAGAATGGAGTGCTGACTGTTACTGTTCCGAAAGAAGAGGTGAAGAAGCCTGATGTCAAATCCATTGAGATCACTGGTTAG